A region of Reichenbachiella carrageenanivorans DNA encodes the following proteins:
- a CDS encoding DUF1801 domain-containing protein, whose amino-acid sequence MHPSLSSFFLDGNEPIKSCLLALREILLQFDSKISETKKYGMPCYQYQGKAFCYLWTDKKSGHPYILVVEGRQIDHPALEQGTRARMKILPIDPQADIPIHTIQEVLSLSKALYDRSIK is encoded by the coding sequence ATGCACCCTTCCTTATCTTCTTTTTTCCTTGACGGAAATGAACCTATAAAAAGTTGCTTACTGGCACTAAGAGAAATACTCCTACAGTTTGACTCTAAAATCAGTGAAACAAAAAAATATGGCATGCCCTGCTACCAATACCAAGGCAAAGCATTTTGCTATCTATGGACAGACAAAAAATCCGGGCATCCTTATATACTAGTAGTAGAAGGCCGCCAAATAGACCATCCAGCCCTCGAACAAGGCACTCGTGCAAGAATGAAAATACTTCCCATCGACCCACAGGCAGATATTCCTATCCATACCATACAAGAAGTACTATCCCTCTCCAAAGCACTTTATGATCGTTCTATCAAATAG
- a CDS encoding porin family protein, with product MKKVVALAACLFCFSFSTHAQVLISLLLGDKLNSDKLEFGLIGGLQSSNLSGEENGKLSHTLHIGFYFDFIMNDRWSFNPAVLVKSTTGVRYTNSISNVSGIDDLDSVLVGADVKRRIGYFQVPLLMKYNITPQFHAMLGPQVGIRTKAINEYTEGVAGGDLLFEENIQNDYKRLDAGFTAGFGFKLKPKDGMNLGVRYYYGVVDVLKDNPGDRQHNRDLYFYLTIPVGKAKAADVGAPN from the coding sequence ATGAAAAAAGTAGTTGCTTTAGCCGCTTGTCTGTTTTGTTTTTCCTTTTCTACACATGCCCAAGTACTGATCTCGTTGTTGCTGGGGGATAAACTTAATTCTGATAAGTTGGAATTTGGACTAATCGGCGGACTGCAGTCGTCCAACCTGTCTGGCGAGGAGAACGGTAAATTGAGTCATACACTGCATATCGGTTTTTATTTTGATTTTATTATGAATGACCGTTGGTCATTCAACCCCGCTGTGTTGGTAAAATCTACTACTGGAGTAAGATACACCAACTCCATTTCAAATGTATCAGGAATAGATGATCTGGACTCTGTGTTGGTAGGAGCAGATGTGAAACGTAGGATCGGCTATTTTCAAGTGCCTTTGTTGATGAAATATAATATTACACCGCAATTTCACGCGATGCTAGGACCACAAGTGGGTATTCGGACAAAAGCAATAAATGAGTATACTGAAGGTGTGGCAGGAGGTGATTTGCTATTCGAAGAAAATATTCAAAATGATTATAAAAGACTGGATGCAGGTTTTACGGCTGGTTTTGGTTTCAAACTAAAGCCCAAAGATGGAATGAATCTCGGCGTGCGATATTACTATGGTGTGGTAGATGTACTAAAGGATAATCCTGGCGACAGGCAGCACAATAGAGATCTCTATTTTTACCTCACGATCCCTGTGGGCAAGGCAAAGGCAGCTGATGTAGGTGCGCCTAATTAA
- the queD gene encoding 6-carboxytetrahydropterin synthase QueD, whose translation MVIYKKFAFDSAHFLPNVPEGHKCKNMHGHTYNLTVYLEGDLDTELQWVMDFKELKDVVKPVIERIDHQLLNDIAGLENPTAERIVVWIWEQIQPKLPLLSKLELNETPTSGAIYEGK comes from the coding sequence ATGGTTATTTACAAAAAGTTCGCATTCGATTCCGCACATTTTTTACCCAATGTACCCGAAGGGCATAAGTGTAAAAACATGCATGGGCATACTTACAATCTGACCGTCTATCTCGAAGGAGATTTAGACACAGAGTTGCAATGGGTCATGGACTTCAAAGAACTAAAGGACGTAGTAAAACCCGTTATTGAACGAATCGACCACCAACTACTCAATGACATCGCTGGTCTTGAAAACCCAACCGCAGAAAGAATTGTGGTATGGATCTGGGAACAAATACAACCCAAACTGCCACTTTTGAGTAAATTAGAACTGAACGAAACGCCCACCTCAGGAGCGATCTACGAAGGAAAATAA
- a CDS encoding peptidase U32 family protein, translated as MEAIKHDIEIMAPAGSYESLQAAIKGGANSIYFGVEQLNMRARSSNNFTLEDLRKIAEICKENNMKSYITLNTVMYDHDMNLMRDIVDAAKESGISAIIAADHSVMNYAKKIGFPVHISTQANISNIETVEFYAMYADVMVMARELSLMQVGDITREIKKRNITGPAGELVRIEVFAHGALCMAVSGKCYLSLHSDMASANRGACVQNCRREYTVKDDRGNELKIDNEYIMSAADLCTIDFMDKVVEAGVSVFKIEGRGRAADYVYTTTKCYRDAGDAINEGTYTPEKFAAWKTDLERVYNRGFWDGYYLGRKMGEWSEVHGSKATTKKILLGKGIKYFSKLGVGEFLMETHALEKGDEIMITGPTTGIVKATISEMRVDNQMVDKVKKGDNFSIKIDEMIRPSDKLYKVVPA; from the coding sequence ATGGAAGCAATTAAACACGATATCGAAATCATGGCACCAGCAGGCTCATACGAAAGCTTGCAAGCAGCCATCAAAGGAGGAGCCAATTCCATTTACTTTGGTGTAGAGCAGCTCAACATGCGCGCCCGATCTTCCAACAACTTTACGCTCGAAGACCTTAGGAAAATCGCAGAAATCTGTAAGGAAAACAACATGAAGTCCTATATCACGCTCAACACCGTGATGTATGATCATGATATGAACCTGATGCGGGACATCGTGGACGCAGCCAAAGAAAGTGGCATATCTGCCATTATTGCTGCAGATCACTCCGTGATGAACTACGCAAAAAAAATAGGATTTCCTGTTCACATCTCTACACAGGCCAATATCAGCAACATCGAAACAGTAGAATTTTATGCCATGTATGCCGACGTAATGGTTATGGCTCGTGAACTCAGCTTGATGCAAGTTGGAGATATCACAAGAGAGATTAAAAAAAGAAACATCACAGGCCCAGCAGGCGAACTCGTAAGAATTGAAGTATTTGCTCACGGGGCACTTTGCATGGCCGTGTCTGGCAAATGCTACCTCAGCTTACATTCAGATATGGCTTCCGCCAACAGAGGAGCTTGCGTTCAAAACTGCCGTAGAGAATACACCGTAAAAGATGACCGTGGCAACGAACTCAAGATAGACAACGAATACATCATGAGTGCTGCCGATCTCTGCACAATCGACTTCATGGACAAAGTGGTAGAAGCAGGTGTGTCAGTCTTTAAAATTGAAGGTCGTGGACGTGCTGCCGACTATGTCTACACCACCACCAAGTGCTACAGAGACGCTGGTGATGCCATCAACGAAGGCACATATACCCCTGAAAAATTTGCTGCATGGAAAACAGATTTAGAACGCGTATACAACAGAGGATTCTGGGACGGCTACTATCTAGGCAGAAAAATGGGAGAATGGAGTGAGGTTCACGGCTCTAAAGCTACGACCAAAAAAATCTTACTTGGTAAGGGCATCAAATACTTTAGCAAACTGGGCGTAGGCGAATTTCTAATGGAAACACATGCATTAGAAAAAGGTGACGAGATTATGATCACAGGACCCACTACTGGCATTGTGAAAGCAACCATCAGCGAGATGCGTGTAGACAATCAAATGGTAGACAAAGTCAAGAAAGGTGATAATTTTTCTATCAAAATAGATGAAATGATCCGTCCATCAGACAAACTATACAAAGTAGTGCCTGCCTAA
- a CDS encoding ferredoxin has product MHKITQYRDRCIGCNACVEIAPDRWRISKKDGKCTLVGGKPVKGIYHVDIHEHELEDNKRAAISCPVNIIKIDGR; this is encoded by the coding sequence ATGCACAAAATCACTCAATACCGTGACCGCTGCATTGGGTGTAACGCCTGTGTGGAAATAGCCCCTGACCGCTGGCGCATATCCAAAAAAGATGGAAAATGCACCCTCGTTGGAGGCAAGCCTGTCAAAGGCATCTATCATGTAGACATACACGAGCATGAGCTAGAAGACAACAAAAGAGCTGCTATAAGCTGCCCTGTCAACATCATCAAAATTGACGGGAGGTAG
- a CDS encoding Crp/Fnr family transcriptional regulator, which yields MERAVCITCQNLDCIIKKNSRDQEVEKYLSKKHTIQCKKGQQFILEGAPVHGLYFVNKGKVKVAKTGFQGREQIVRFAKDGEIIGHRGFGVGESYQINAVAIEDSILCNFPNELMKEMLHHAPNLTYDFMMFYADELNRSETKVKKFAQMTVREKVIDALLYINRKFGQSNEYLNIQLSRKEIADFAGTTDEQVIRVISALKKEKILRASGKKIGIIDIEKLKKEISEHNFFLDS from the coding sequence ATGGAAAGAGCCGTTTGCATTACCTGTCAAAATCTAGATTGTATCATCAAGAAGAACAGTCGAGACCAAGAAGTAGAAAAATACCTGAGTAAAAAACACACAATTCAGTGCAAAAAAGGACAACAATTCATCTTAGAAGGTGCACCTGTACATGGGCTTTATTTCGTCAATAAAGGCAAGGTAAAAGTAGCCAAAACAGGCTTTCAAGGCAGAGAGCAAATTGTGAGATTTGCCAAAGACGGAGAGATTATTGGCCACCGGGGATTTGGTGTAGGCGAATCCTACCAAATCAATGCTGTAGCCATAGAAGACTCCATTTTATGCAACTTTCCCAACGAACTCATGAAGGAAATGCTACATCATGCCCCCAATCTGACTTATGATTTTATGATGTTTTATGCCGATGAGCTCAATAGAAGTGAAACTAAAGTGAAAAAGTTTGCACAAATGACTGTGCGAGAAAAAGTAATTGATGCCCTCTTGTATATTAATCGAAAATTTGGGCAGTCCAATGAGTACCTAAACATTCAACTCTCTAGGAAAGAAATTGCCGACTTTGCTGGCACTACGGACGAGCAAGTCATTAGAGTAATCTCAGCTTTGAAAAAAGAAAAAATTCTTCGCGCTTCTGGAAAGAAAATTGGAATCATCGACATTGAAAAATTAAAGAAAGAGATTTCAGAGCACAATTTCTTCTTAGACAGCTGA
- a CDS encoding MFS transporter, giving the protein MKIQSDQANKILFFNTLAFTFCFAAWMLNGILVTFLVDNQLFDWSAIQVGWLIGIPVLTGAILRLPAGILTDRYGGKPVFTGLLLLCAFPLFLLSYANDFWSYALCSLGFGLAGTSFAIGIAFSSVWFPKEKQGTALGIFGAGNAGAAITTLVGPSILDYLTDDKTNLEGWRLMPQIYAAFLVIMALIFLVSTTNKKPVGGSKNLTTLLLPLKSIRVWRFGLYYFLVFGCFVSFAGWLVPYYTNVYGFDLATAGFLASCFSLPSGIVRAFGGWLSDKFGARAIMYRVLLGTMFLSLALLLPKMDIYSTGKGVMAKRNGKITAVTPTYVELNGERYELIQQTNQLDNSENEFHFWPVKEMWQEPIVKVGDDVGKKELLAEGKTHIYFQANVWVFASLAILLGSIWGIGKAAVYKHIPDYFPNEVGVVGGMVGVLGGLGGFVCPIVFGYLLEGTGLWSSCWLLMLLLSIVCLAWMHSVIQKMNDNASPTLKKSFEIAKN; this is encoded by the coding sequence ATGAAAATTCAATCAGATCAAGCTAATAAAATACTTTTTTTCAATACCCTAGCTTTTACCTTCTGCTTTGCAGCTTGGATGCTCAACGGCATACTCGTTACCTTTTTGGTAGACAATCAGCTTTTTGACTGGAGTGCAATACAGGTAGGATGGCTAATTGGCATACCTGTTTTGACAGGAGCTATATTGAGATTGCCTGCAGGAATTCTCACAGATCGCTACGGAGGCAAACCTGTATTTACGGGCTTATTACTCCTATGTGCCTTCCCCTTATTTTTACTCTCTTACGCCAACGACTTCTGGTCTTATGCCCTATGCAGTTTAGGCTTTGGTCTAGCAGGTACTAGTTTTGCAATAGGCATCGCTTTCAGTTCGGTGTGGTTTCCTAAAGAAAAACAAGGCACTGCCTTGGGCATATTTGGTGCTGGCAATGCTGGCGCAGCCATTACCACTCTAGTTGGCCCATCTATACTCGACTACCTAACAGATGACAAAACAAACCTAGAAGGGTGGAGACTTATGCCTCAGATCTATGCTGCTTTTTTAGTCATTATGGCTTTGATTTTTCTAGTCTCTACTACAAATAAAAAACCAGTAGGCGGCTCTAAAAACCTTACCACACTACTTCTCCCACTCAAAAGTATTCGAGTTTGGAGATTCGGACTCTATTACTTCCTCGTGTTTGGTTGCTTCGTATCATTCGCTGGATGGCTCGTTCCTTATTACACCAATGTATATGGGTTTGATCTAGCAACTGCAGGATTTCTAGCTTCGTGTTTTAGTTTACCCTCTGGGATTGTAAGGGCATTTGGCGGATGGCTTTCAGATAAATTTGGCGCTAGAGCCATTATGTATCGTGTCCTCCTCGGTACTATGTTTCTATCATTGGCTTTGCTTCTTCCCAAAATGGACATCTACTCTACAGGCAAAGGCGTAATGGCCAAGCGCAATGGTAAAATCACTGCTGTCACCCCTACCTACGTAGAACTAAACGGTGAGCGTTATGAGCTGATCCAGCAAACTAACCAGCTGGATAATTCAGAAAATGAGTTTCACTTCTGGCCAGTCAAAGAAATGTGGCAAGAACCCATTGTAAAAGTAGGCGACGATGTAGGCAAGAAAGAACTCTTAGCTGAAGGCAAAACACACATCTATTTTCAAGCCAATGTCTGGGTATTTGCCAGCTTGGCAATCCTACTTGGCTCTATCTGGGGCATAGGCAAAGCAGCTGTATATAAGCATATCCCTGACTACTTCCCCAACGAAGTGGGTGTAGTCGGTGGCATGGTGGGTGTACTCGGCGGACTAGGTGGTTTTGTCTGCCCTATCGTATTTGGCTACCTTCTCGAAGGCACAGGACTATGGTCTAGCTGCTGGCTACTTATGCTCTTACTATCTATCGTTTGCCTAGCATGGATGCATAGTGTAATTCAAAAAATGAACGACAATGCCTCACCTACACTAAAGAAAAGCTTTGAAATTGCAAAAAACTAA
- a CDS encoding alginate export family protein, with amino-acid sequence MKRLIPAISAILLLTLATAQAQFSLSGEVNARSEFRNGFKKPISENLDPAFFTEQRTRLYANYKTDEYEVNIALQDIRMWGADGIVDKTYGGSFGISEAWARYYMSQKLSFKFGRQMISYDNQRMFGGLEWAMQGLRHDAALLMYEDTLGLKIHAGVAYNQNPATGSEPVRLTGTYYPPFTGNGAYHATGNYKHMEFAYLNKEFDAGSLSVYLINDARQYGLEDSVANRQTYGLMGMKKLGSVSLNGEFFYQGGKFALSDLSAYMFSVSATMKTSATPLTLGYDHLSGQDPNSSKNTTFAPLFGTNHALYGFMDYFYVGNGNSNAGLQDLYLKTKFKLGKGALLGHVHYFMTASTVYETDGVTEASASLGTELDLVYVRPLGKVGTFKLGYSQMFANDTMDLIKGTPGSKSLNNWAWAQLVIKPKFL; translated from the coding sequence ATGAAAAGACTAATACCGGCGATTTCTGCCATCCTGCTATTAACCCTTGCTACTGCACAAGCACAATTCTCTTTATCAGGTGAAGTGAATGCCAGATCAGAATTTAGAAACGGATTCAAAAAACCAATAAGCGAAAACCTAGACCCTGCCTTTTTTACCGAACAAAGAACCAGACTATATGCCAACTATAAAACAGACGAATATGAAGTAAACATAGCCCTACAAGACATTCGTATGTGGGGAGCTGACGGTATCGTAGACAAAACCTACGGTGGATCATTTGGAATATCCGAAGCATGGGCTAGATATTATATGTCACAAAAACTATCATTTAAGTTTGGGCGTCAGATGATCTCCTACGACAATCAACGGATGTTTGGCGGACTGGAGTGGGCCATGCAAGGCCTAAGGCATGATGCAGCCTTGCTAATGTATGAAGATACACTCGGCCTCAAAATCCACGCAGGTGTAGCCTACAACCAAAATCCAGCCACTGGTAGTGAGCCCGTACGGCTCACAGGCACCTATTATCCTCCTTTCACAGGAAACGGTGCCTATCACGCCACAGGCAACTATAAACACATGGAGTTTGCCTATTTAAACAAAGAGTTTGATGCTGGTAGCCTGTCTGTCTATTTGATCAACGACGCCAGACAATATGGACTAGAAGACTCCGTAGCCAACAGACAGACTTACGGCCTGATGGGAATGAAAAAACTAGGTAGCGTAAGCCTGAATGGAGAGTTTTTCTACCAAGGTGGAAAATTTGCCTTGAGTGATTTAAGTGCCTATATGTTCTCTGTATCTGCCACAATGAAAACCAGCGCCACGCCGCTGACACTCGGATATGATCACTTGTCGGGTCAAGACCCCAACAGCAGCAAAAACACCACTTTCGCTCCACTATTTGGTACTAACCACGCACTATACGGATTTATGGACTACTTCTATGTAGGTAATGGCAACAGCAACGCTGGCCTCCAAGACCTTTACCTCAAGACCAAATTCAAACTAGGGAAAGGTGCCTTGCTCGGACATGTACACTATTTTATGACAGCAAGCACGGTATACGAAACAGATGGAGTAACAGAAGCTAGTGCCTCTCTCGGCACAGAGCTAGACCTAGTCTACGTAAGACCGTTGGGCAAAGTAGGTACGTTCAAACTAGGCTATTCTCAAATGTTTGCCAACGACACCATGGATCTGATCAAAGGCACTCCTGGTTCTAAGTCACTCAACAACTGGGCTTGGGCACAATTGGTCATCAAACCTAAATTTCTCTAA
- a CDS encoding CmpA/NrtA family ABC transporter substrate-binding protein: MNKLTNIITKTLAFSCLLAGMAACNSSSSKSNEATTPEAAPSQTITLEVEKPQLTFGFIKLTDMAPLAIAKELGFFEDEGLYVTIEAQSNWKNVLDRVIDGQLDGSHMLAGQPIAAGAGFGRQAKLVTPFSMDLNGNGITVSNEVWSKMKPNVPADESGKPIHPIKADALKPVISEYRNNGKAFKMGMVFPVSTHNYEIRYWLAAAGINPGFYTADNIQGQVDAEVLLSVTPPPQMPATLEAGTIYGYCVGEPWNQQAVFKGIGVPVTTNADIWKNNPEKVFVMTQEFVDKYPNTAIAVTKALIRAGKWLDTPGNRPKAVGILSMPEYVGADSVVIANSMTGTFEFEKGDKRSMPDFNVFFRYHATYPFYSDGIWFLTQMRRWGQIPAEKPAEWYESTIKNIYRPDIWTKAAKLLEDEGYLSASEIPDTDGYKPATSAFIDGLSYDGKDPIGYINSFNIGNKDEIVNP, encoded by the coding sequence ATGAATAAGCTAACAAACATCATCACTAAAACGCTTGCATTTTCCTGCCTATTGGCTGGAATGGCAGCCTGCAACAGTAGCTCTTCCAAGTCAAACGAAGCCACTACCCCAGAAGCCGCTCCTAGCCAAACCATCACCCTAGAAGTGGAAAAGCCTCAGCTCACCTTCGGATTTATCAAGCTCACCGACATGGCTCCATTAGCTATAGCCAAAGAATTAGGCTTTTTTGAGGACGAAGGACTTTATGTAACCATAGAAGCCCAATCGAATTGGAAAAATGTGCTCGATCGAGTAATCGACGGACAGCTCGACGGTTCGCATATGCTAGCAGGCCAACCCATCGCCGCAGGTGCTGGGTTTGGTAGACAAGCCAAACTCGTCACACCCTTTTCTATGGATCTCAATGGCAACGGCATCACCGTATCCAACGAGGTATGGAGTAAGATGAAACCTAACGTTCCTGCAGACGAATCTGGCAAGCCTATTCACCCCATCAAAGCAGATGCCCTAAAACCAGTCATCTCTGAATACCGAAACAATGGAAAAGCTTTCAAGATGGGCATGGTATTTCCCGTATCTACACACAACTATGAAATCAGATATTGGCTAGCCGCTGCGGGCATCAACCCTGGTTTTTATACCGCAGACAACATACAAGGACAGGTAGATGCAGAGGTACTACTCTCAGTAACGCCTCCACCACAAATGCCTGCTACACTAGAAGCAGGCACTATCTATGGCTACTGTGTGGGTGAACCGTGGAACCAGCAGGCAGTATTCAAAGGTATAGGCGTACCCGTAACAACCAACGCTGACATATGGAAAAACAACCCCGAGAAGGTATTTGTCATGACGCAAGAGTTTGTAGACAAGTATCCTAATACTGCCATCGCAGTTACCAAAGCACTCATCAGAGCAGGCAAGTGGCTAGACACACCAGGCAACAGACCCAAGGCGGTAGGCATCCTATCGATGCCAGAATATGTAGGTGCAGATTCAGTAGTGATAGCCAACTCAATGACGGGTACTTTCGAATTTGAAAAAGGCGATAAAAGATCGATGCCCGATTTCAATGTATTCTTTAGATACCATGCGACCTATCCCTTCTACTCTGATGGCATCTGGTTTTTGACTCAAATGAGAAGATGGGGACAAATACCAGCAGAAAAACCAGCAGAATGGTATGAATCTACTATCAAAAACATCTACCGCCCAGATATCTGGACCAAAGCAGCCAAACTACTCGAAGACGAAGGCTATTTATCGGCAAGCGAGATTCCTGATACGGATGGCTACAAGCCAGCTACTTCAGCATTCATAGATGGACTCTCTTATGATGGAAAAGACCCGATCGGCTACATCAATAGCTTCAATATAGGCAACAAAGACGAAATCGTAAATCCATAA
- a CDS encoding ABC transporter permease has product MKDKIIKTVRFCGLGFLEPLIRLCYGEETRKNSIAFVKQALFPIFSILLFLAIWHAGATRLYDKEANRKIEKALTDQGETAAAEMKTCIEEGRVSCQPNTLPSPAQVWQAYLSLLADHRIIATKKKDFAEKTAKTNATRAEKGLNEITYTGRPSFVDQIITSLKTVFAGFLLAALIAIPLGIIIGLSQTLRTSFNWLIQIFKPVSPVVWLLLVFMIIKTLVTDPDLDKSFMISFISVGLCAMWATLVNTSMGVSSVDKDFINVSKVLRLSVGKNIFKVILPASFPLIFTGLRITLSVAWMVLIAIELLAQSPGLGSFVWEEFQNGANDSNAKIIVAMFVIGIIGFALDRIMLTIQKFMSFNKAELA; this is encoded by the coding sequence ATGAAAGATAAAATCATTAAGACCGTTCGATTTTGTGGGCTTGGTTTTTTAGAACCATTGATCAGGCTTTGCTATGGAGAAGAAACTAGAAAAAACTCCATTGCCTTCGTCAAACAAGCCCTATTCCCCATATTCTCTATCCTACTTTTTCTTGCTATTTGGCACGCTGGCGCCACACGTTTGTACGACAAAGAGGCCAATAGAAAAATAGAAAAAGCACTAACCGACCAAGGAGAAACCGCTGCTGCGGAAATGAAAACCTGCATTGAAGAAGGGCGAGTAAGCTGCCAGCCCAACACCCTACCTTCGCCAGCACAAGTATGGCAAGCCTACCTTTCACTCCTAGCAGATCATAGGATCATCGCTACCAAGAAGAAAGACTTCGCTGAAAAAACTGCCAAAACAAATGCTACACGTGCAGAAAAAGGTCTCAACGAAATCACCTACACTGGACGACCGTCTTTTGTGGATCAGATTATCACCAGCTTAAAAACCGTATTTGCAGGGTTCTTATTAGCAGCTTTGATTGCCATTCCGCTAGGAATCATTATTGGCTTGAGTCAAACGCTCCGAACGTCGTTCAACTGGCTGATACAGATTTTTAAGCCTGTATCACCTGTCGTGTGGCTCCTTTTGGTCTTTATGATCATCAAAACGCTAGTCACCGACCCTGATCTCGACAAATCATTTATGATTTCGTTTATCAGCGTAGGGCTATGTGCCATGTGGGCGACTTTGGTCAACACCAGCATGGGCGTATCTAGTGTCGACAAGGACTTTATCAACGTATCGAAAGTGCTACGGCTCTCCGTAGGGAAAAACATTTTCAAGGTAATATTACCCGCTTCATTCCCTCTTATTTTCACTGGATTGAGAATCACCCTTTCAGTGGCTTGGATGGTATTGATTGCCATCGAATTGCTGGCACAAAGCCCTGGATTAGGCTCCTTCGTATGGGAGGAATTTCAAAACGGAGCTAACGATTCCAATGCCAAAATCATCGTGGCCATGTTTGTAATAGGCATCATCGGATTTGCATTAGATCGCATCATGCTCACCATTCAGAAGTTCATGTCATTCAACAAAGCCGAACTGGCCTAA
- a CDS encoding ABC transporter ATP-binding protein, giving the protein MAFLELNHVSKSYGTGKDRVNVLEDINLHIEEGEFVAIVGFTGSGKTTLINLINGLHFPDAGEVLLNGKQITGPGPDRGVVFQNYSLLPWLSVRNNIRLAIDQAYPAASANDKNSKVEAYVEMVNLSHAIDKKPAELSGGMRQRVSVARALAMNPEMLLMDEPLSALDALTRGNLQEEIVNIWSKDKKTCLLITNDVDEGIVMADRIIPLKPGPKATLGPEFKVGFERPRVITAINKDPAYKKLRNEVIEYLIAVGASRQSTTDETYTLPDLQPVIPGRIQWRKKQENEKTKFF; this is encoded by the coding sequence ATGGCATTTTTAGAACTGAACCATGTATCCAAATCCTACGGCACTGGCAAGGATAGAGTGAATGTATTGGAAGACATCAACCTGCACATAGAAGAAGGCGAATTTGTGGCCATCGTGGGGTTTACGGGTAGCGGTAAGACAACCTTGATCAACCTCATCAATGGGCTGCATTTTCCAGACGCAGGCGAAGTCTTGCTGAATGGCAAGCAGATCACAGGTCCTGGTCCAGACCGTGGAGTAGTCTTTCAAAACTACTCCCTGCTACCATGGCTAAGCGTAAGAAACAACATTAGGCTGGCAATTGACCAAGCCTATCCTGCCGCTTCTGCCAATGACAAAAACAGCAAAGTAGAAGCGTATGTAGAAATGGTAAACCTGAGCCATGCCATAGATAAAAAGCCCGCTGAGCTCTCGGGCGGAATGCGCCAGCGGGTCTCTGTGGCTCGTGCACTGGCCATGAATCCAGAGATGCTACTAATGGACGAACCGCTCTCTGCACTCGATGCCTTGACCCGTGGCAACCTACAGGAAGAAATTGTAAACATCTGGAGCAAAGACAAAAAAACATGTCTATTGATCACCAACGATGTAGACGAAGGCATAGTGATGGCAGATCGGATCATTCCTCTCAAGCCAGGCCCCAAAGCCACTCTCGGGCCAGAGTTTAAGGTAGGGTTTGAGCGACCTCGCGTCATCACTGCCATCAACAAAGACCCTGCTTATAAGAAACTACGAAACGAAGTGATCGAATACCTAATAGCTGTAGGGGCTTCGCGTCAATCTACGACTGACGAAACCTATACGCTCCCCGACTTGCAACCCGTGATACCTGGGCGCATCCAATGGAGAAAGAAACAAGAAAACGAAAAAACTAAATTCTTTTAA